In Nostoc sp. GT001, a genomic segment contains:
- a CDS encoding ATP-binding protein gives MTITANSQLSNVFSQNLESSTSKTDGSLPTLGAELVYTQDGAGRYLTFCWQYSELLGLNTEKIVDELNQTQTFVPVDKVTYLERLHRILTNLVPERFQCWFSYQKELFELDLVISPIMPSWGTTATTVLVMGRLVQATLNKKQARVASKTPTQIELALRSQQHQKLVNRITRNIRRTLDLNIIWQQTVDSLGKALRLERCIICPYQPSSSKVQVKAEYRQPELKSMLGSDIDIASEPAFAQALATLEPVTMEVPGYKESGRQKTLVVATCYQDQANGLVALNWQDECYTLTESELELAKEAADQLGTAIAHATLYEELEVARQKAEEASRLKSEFLANVSHEIRTPLNGMIGFLKLILEGMADDPEEQNQFLAEAHHLSIHLLNIINDILDIAKIEAGKMELAYAPVKLDELFSHVEGFMRPQAQMKNLSFRMQMPATSDEIIVQSNYQRLLQVMLNLVNNAIKFTHEGGVTVSADLVLKKANFQDQQFPGMVRVRVADTGIGVSLDKQDKLFQLFSQVDGSRTRQYGGTGLGLVISQKLVEAMGGEVHFYSLGEGLGSTVTFTVPLYQQPVMVSSNDSDSTSSAEC, from the coding sequence ATGACTATTACTGCCAATTCCCAATTGTCGAATGTATTTTCCCAAAATCTGGAATCTAGTACCAGTAAGACTGATGGCTCATTACCAACTCTAGGAGCCGAGTTGGTTTATACGCAAGATGGGGCAGGGCGCTATCTGACCTTTTGTTGGCAGTACAGCGAACTCCTGGGGTTAAATACTGAAAAAATAGTTGACGAGCTAAACCAGACCCAAACCTTTGTCCCCGTGGATAAGGTTACTTACTTGGAACGATTGCACCGAATTTTGACAAATTTGGTGCCAGAAAGGTTTCAGTGTTGGTTTAGCTATCAGAAGGAATTATTTGAGTTGGACTTAGTGATTAGTCCGATTATGCCGAGTTGGGGAACCACTGCTACTACCGTTTTAGTGATGGGACGGTTAGTACAAGCGACACTCAACAAAAAGCAAGCGCGTGTGGCATCAAAAACGCCCACACAAATAGAGTTGGCTTTGCGTTCACAGCAACACCAAAAATTGGTAAATCGCATTACCAGAAATATTCGCAGGACATTGGATTTAAATATTATTTGGCAGCAAACAGTTGATAGTTTAGGGAAAGCACTGCGGCTAGAACGCTGCATTATTTGTCCTTATCAGCCCTCAAGCTCAAAAGTGCAGGTGAAGGCTGAGTATCGCCAGCCAGAACTCAAATCAATGCTTGGCTCAGACATAGATATAGCTTCTGAACCTGCCTTTGCTCAAGCCTTGGCAACCCTAGAACCAGTTACGATGGAAGTGCCTGGATACAAAGAGTCTGGGCGGCAGAAAACTTTAGTAGTTGCGACTTGCTATCAAGACCAAGCTAATGGATTGGTTGCCTTAAATTGGCAGGATGAATGCTATACATTAACAGAATCGGAATTAGAACTGGCAAAAGAAGCAGCAGATCAATTGGGAACTGCGATCGCTCATGCTACTTTATATGAAGAATTAGAAGTAGCGCGTCAGAAAGCCGAAGAAGCTTCCCGCCTCAAAAGTGAGTTTCTGGCTAATGTATCCCATGAAATTCGTACCCCCCTCAACGGTATGATTGGGTTTTTGAAGCTGATTTTGGAAGGGATGGCTGATGATCCAGAAGAACAAAACCAGTTTTTAGCAGAAGCTCATCACTTATCGATACATTTGCTGAATATCATCAACGACATTTTGGACATTGCCAAAATCGAAGCTGGTAAAATGGAGCTAGCTTACGCTCCAGTCAAGCTAGATGAGCTATTCAGTCATGTAGAAGGTTTCATGCGTCCCCAAGCACAAATGAAAAACCTTAGCTTTCGGATGCAAATGCCTGCTACCTCCGATGAAATCATTGTCCAAAGCAACTATCAACGGTTACTACAAGTGATGCTTAATTTGGTGAACAATGCCATCAAGTTCACCCATGAAGGCGGCGTTACTGTCAGCGCTGATTTGGTACTCAAAAAGGCGAACTTTCAAGATCAGCAATTTCCTGGCATGGTGAGAGTACGTGTAGCAGACACGGGCATAGGTGTTTCTTTAGACAAACAAGATAAACTGTTTCAATTATTCTCTCAGGTGGATGGCTCCCGCACTCGCCAGTACGGCGGCACAGGTTTGGGACTGGTAATATCGCAGAAGTTAGTGGAGGCTATGGGCGGTGAGGTACATTTTTATAGCTTGGGCGAAGGACTTGGCTCAACAGTCACATTCACCGTGCCACTATATCAACAACCAGTCATGGTTTCGTCTAATGATAGCGACTCAACAAGTAGTGCTGAATGTTGA
- a CDS encoding NifU family protein: MELTIDNVETVLDEMRPYLMSDGGNVELVELDGPVVKLRLQGACGSCPSSAMTLRMGIERRLKEMIPEIAEIEQVV, from the coding sequence ATGGAACTCACAATTGACAACGTTGAAACAGTTTTAGATGAAATGCGCCCTTATCTCATGTCTGATGGCGGCAATGTGGAACTCGTAGAACTTGATGGCCCCGTTGTAAAACTGCGCCTCCAAGGTGCTTGTGGTTCTTGTCCCAGTTCTGCAATGACCCTGAGAATGGGTATTGAGCGCCGCCTTAAGGAAATGATTCCCGAAATTGCAGAAATTGAACAAGTGGTGTAA
- a CDS encoding glycoside hydrolase — protein MSHPLYIAFIWHQHQPLYKSPGSGVSLSPSQQYRLPWVRLHGTKDYLDLVLLLERYPKLHQTVNLVPSLILQLEDYIAGTAFDPYLTASLTPNEQLTQQQREFIIQHFFDANHHTLIDPHPRYAELYQQRQEKGQAWCLANWELPDYGDLLAWHNLAWIDPLFWDDPEIAAWLKQGRNFTLSDRQRIYSKQREILSRIIPQHRKMQESGQLEVTTTPYAHPILPLLADTNSGRVAVPNMTLPKQRFEWAEDIPRHLRKAWNFYKDRFGQIPRGLWPSEQSVSPAVLPHIINQGFKWICSDEAVLGWTLKHFFHRDGAGNVEQPELLYRPYRLQTAEGDLSIVFRDHRLSDLIGFTYGAMPAKQAAADLVGHLQAIAKMQRDSHSDQPWLVTIALDGENCWEFYPQDGKPFLEALYQSLSDEPHLKLVTVSEFLEEFPATATIPGGQLHSGSWVDGNFTTWIGDPVKNRAWDYLTEARIMLASHPEATEENNPEAWEALYAAEGSDWFWWFGTGHSSNQDAIFDRLFREHLFGIYKALNEPVPPYLKQPLEIHEAQKSHTPQGFIHPVIDGKGDEQDWDKAGRIEIGGARGTMHNSSIIQRLWYGVDHLNFYLRLDFKGGVAPGRGFPAELNLLWFYPEKTMVNSPIPLADVPDSAPLNYHFHHLLEVNLLTQSIQFREAGDNYQWHPRFSRAQVALNNCLELAVPWADLQVPPDYPLRLILVLADEGRFSNYLPENALIPIEVP, from the coding sequence ATGTCTCATCCTCTCTACATTGCTTTTATCTGGCATCAACATCAGCCGCTGTACAAATCTCCTGGCAGCGGCGTTTCGCTATCTCCAAGTCAGCAGTACCGTCTTCCTTGGGTACGTTTGCATGGCACTAAAGATTATTTGGATTTGGTATTGCTTTTAGAGCGGTATCCTAAGTTACACCAAACGGTGAATTTAGTTCCATCGCTAATATTGCAACTCGAAGATTATATTGCTGGCACTGCTTTTGACCCTTACCTCACAGCCAGCTTGACACCGAATGAGCAACTCACCCAGCAACAGCGCGAATTTATTATCCAACACTTTTTTGATGCCAATCACCATACTCTGATTGACCCTCATCCCCGCTATGCCGAGTTGTATCAGCAAAGGCAGGAAAAAGGACAAGCTTGGTGTTTAGCAAATTGGGAATTGCCAGATTATGGCGATTTGCTAGCTTGGCACAATTTGGCTTGGATCGATCCGCTGTTTTGGGATGACCCAGAAATTGCTGCTTGGTTAAAACAGGGACGGAATTTTACTTTAAGCGATCGCCAGCGCATTTATTCCAAACAGCGAGAAATCCTCAGCCGGATTATTCCCCAACATCGAAAAATGCAGGAGTCGGGGCAGCTAGAAGTTACCACCACGCCTTACGCCCACCCGATTTTACCCTTGCTAGCTGATACTAATTCTGGTCGGGTAGCTGTGCCTAATATGACACTACCGAAGCAACGCTTTGAGTGGGCAGAAGATATTCCCCGCCACTTGCGGAAAGCTTGGAACTTCTATAAAGACCGCTTTGGACAGATACCTCGTGGTTTGTGGCCTTCGGAACAGTCAGTTAGTCCGGCGGTACTTCCGCATATTATTAACCAAGGTTTTAAGTGGATATGCTCAGATGAAGCCGTCTTAGGGTGGACGCTGAAACACTTTTTTCATCGGGATGGGGCGGGGAATGTGGAGCAACCAGAACTGTTGTATCGACCCTATCGCTTGCAAACCGCCGAGGGTGACTTGTCAATTGTGTTTCGTGACCATAGATTATCAGATTTGATTGGTTTTACTTATGGTGCAATGCCAGCAAAACAGGCAGCAGCCGATTTAGTAGGACATTTGCAAGCGATCGCTAAAATGCAAAGAGATAGTCACAGTGATCAACCTTGGCTAGTTACCATCGCCTTAGATGGGGAAAATTGCTGGGAATTTTATCCCCAAGATGGCAAACCTTTCTTAGAAGCTTTATATCAAAGTTTGAGCGATGAACCCCACCTCAAACTCGTCACTGTCTCCGAATTTCTGGAAGAATTTCCAGCCACAGCCACCATCCCCGGAGGGCAACTACATAGTGGTTCTTGGGTAGATGGCAACTTCACCACTTGGATCGGCGATCCCGTCAAAAATCGTGCTTGGGATTACTTGACAGAAGCTAGAATTATGCTTGCAAGTCATCCCGAAGCGACGGAAGAAAACAACCCAGAAGCGTGGGAAGCATTGTATGCCGCAGAGGGTTCCGACTGGTTCTGGTGGTTTGGTACAGGACACTCCTCAAATCAGGATGCCATTTTTGATCGGTTGTTTCGAGAACATCTGTTTGGTATTTACAAAGCTTTAAATGAACCTGTACCGCCCTATCTCAAGCAACCGCTGGAAATCCACGAAGCACAGAAAAGCCACACCCCACAAGGCTTTATTCACCCCGTCATTGATGGCAAGGGTGACGAACAAGATTGGGACAAAGCTGGACGCATAGAAATCGGCGGGGCGCGGGGGACGATGCACAATAGCAGTATTATCCAGCGACTTTGGTATGGGGTAGATCACTTAAATTTCTATTTGCGGTTGGACTTTAAAGGTGGCGTTGCACCAGGGCGGGGTTTTCCAGCAGAGTTAAATTTGTTGTGGTTCTATCCAGAAAAAACAATGGTGAACAGCCCAATTCCCTTGGCAGATGTACCAGATTCAGCCCCACTTAATTACCATTTCCACCATCTTCTGGAAGTTAACTTGCTGACGCAATCGATTCAATTTCGAGAAGCTGGAGACAATTATCAATGGCATCCCCGTTTCAGCCGCGCTCAAGTAGCTTTAAATAATTGTTTAGAGTTGGCAGTACCGTGGGCAGATTTGCAAGTTCCGCCAGATTATCCTCTGCGTCTGATTTTGGTGCTTGCAGATGAAGGGCGTTTTTCCAACTATTTGCCAGAAAATGCTTTGATTCCCATTGAAGTGCCTTAG
- a CDS encoding DUF1003 domain-containing protein: MTDDADETANRHFSSDANKLKDKASRNQVITAPLPDPIAKNIEAIISLHAQEVRDIPVHQRILEAIATFFGRSIFLYSLLVILAIWIFSSFFDRFLPFNLPSFSWSGQGLDAASLVISTGVLVRQTRQENFAEQRAQLMLQLNLLSEQKIAKIIALLEELRTDLPNVINRQDSEAKSMQEPADPIAVLEALQKNLAEELSATEENNMS, encoded by the coding sequence ATGACCGATGACGCAGACGAGACAGCAAACAGACACTTCAGTTCAGATGCTAACAAACTCAAAGACAAAGCTTCTCGAAATCAAGTGATCACGGCTCCATTACCAGACCCGATTGCAAAAAATATTGAAGCGATTATTTCACTTCATGCCCAGGAAGTTCGAGATATTCCCGTCCACCAGCGGATACTAGAAGCGATCGCTACATTCTTTGGGCGATCGATATTTCTGTATAGTTTGCTAGTCATACTGGCTATCTGGATTTTTAGCAGTTTTTTTGATCGCTTTTTGCCATTCAATCTACCCTCGTTTAGCTGGTCAGGTCAAGGCTTAGATGCAGCGTCATTGGTGATTTCAACCGGAGTACTAGTACGACAAACTCGCCAAGAAAACTTTGCCGAACAACGGGCGCAATTGATGCTACAGCTTAACCTGCTCTCCGAGCAAAAAATTGCCAAGATTATTGCTCTATTAGAAGAACTCCGTACCGATTTGCCTAATGTGATAAATCGGCAAGATTCGGAAGCGAAATCGATGCAGGAACCAGCTGACCCGATCGCGGTATTGGAAGCACTCCAGAAAAACTTAGCTGAAGAACTGTCAGCCACAGAAGAAAACAACATGAGCTGA
- a CDS encoding alpha-amylase encodes MAQLNGVMMQYFHWYIPPDGNLWNELKDKVKELADVGVTSVWLPPAYKGTGGGYDVGYGVYDMYDLGEFDQKGSVRTKYGTKDEYIAAVKAAKAAGIRVYADVVLNHKLGADEPEEVEATPYNPDNRHEPIGEMQTIKVWTHFTFPGRKGKYSDMEWHWWHFDAVDYNVYNEGENAVYLFKDKKFDEQVDLEKGAFDYLMGCDLDMESPEVREELNRWGEWFVETTDIDGFRFDAVKHVRAGFFPEWLQHCRQKAGRDLFAVGEYWSYEVEALHHFINVTGGDVLLFDAPLHYNFSAASKQGNDYDMRQIFDNTLVQQQPALAVTLVDNHDSQPLQSLESVVEGWFKPLAYALILLRSEGYPCIFYADYYGANYKDTGSDGNEHEIWLDSHKWIIDKFLHVRQTYAYGDQYDYFDHANTIAWTRLGDEEHPGGMAVVLSNGGEGTKWMEVGQPNSTYIDITEHISEPVTTNDEGWADFRCDAGSVSVWVPQS; translated from the coding sequence ATGGCTCAACTGAATGGTGTAATGATGCAGTACTTCCATTGGTATATCCCTCCAGATGGCAATCTTTGGAATGAATTGAAAGATAAAGTCAAAGAGTTAGCTGATGTAGGTGTTACATCTGTTTGGCTACCCCCAGCATACAAAGGAACAGGGGGTGGCTACGATGTCGGCTACGGAGTCTACGATATGTACGATCTAGGCGAGTTTGACCAGAAAGGCTCGGTTCGGACAAAGTACGGCACAAAAGACGAGTATATTGCTGCTGTTAAGGCGGCAAAAGCTGCTGGCATTCGAGTCTATGCTGATGTTGTCCTTAACCACAAGTTAGGTGCAGACGAACCCGAAGAGGTAGAAGCAACTCCTTACAATCCAGACAATCGCCACGAGCCAATCGGTGAGATGCAAACAATAAAAGTGTGGACTCACTTTACCTTCCCAGGTCGGAAGGGCAAATACTCCGATATGGAATGGCACTGGTGGCACTTCGACGCAGTTGATTACAACGTCTACAACGAAGGTGAAAACGCAGTTTATCTATTCAAAGATAAAAAATTTGACGAACAGGTTGACCTGGAAAAAGGCGCTTTCGACTATCTCATGGGATGCGATTTGGATATGGAAAGTCCAGAAGTTCGCGAGGAGTTGAATCGCTGGGGTGAGTGGTTTGTAGAAACCACTGATATAGATGGCTTTCGTTTTGATGCGGTTAAACACGTTAGAGCTGGCTTTTTCCCAGAATGGCTGCAACACTGTCGCCAAAAGGCTGGTCGCGATCTTTTTGCCGTCGGTGAGTATTGGTCTTATGAAGTTGAAGCGCTGCACCATTTCATTAACGTCACCGGTGGCGATGTGTTGCTGTTTGATGCGCCATTGCACTATAACTTTAGCGCTGCCAGCAAACAAGGCAATGACTACGATATGCGGCAGATATTTGATAACACATTGGTGCAACAGCAACCTGCTTTAGCCGTCACCTTAGTTGACAATCATGACTCTCAACCCTTGCAGTCGTTGGAATCTGTAGTGGAAGGCTGGTTTAAACCGTTAGCTTATGCGTTGATTCTACTGCGAAGTGAGGGTTATCCCTGTATCTTCTATGCGGATTACTATGGTGCTAATTACAAGGATACGGGCAGCGATGGCAATGAGCATGAGATTTGGCTCGATAGTCATAAATGGATAATTGATAAATTTTTGCACGTTCGTCAAACCTATGCCTATGGCGACCAATACGATTACTTCGATCACGCCAATACAATCGCCTGGACACGCTTAGGAGACGAAGAACATCCTGGCGGTATGGCAGTAGTTCTGAGTAATGGAGGAGAAGGGACTAAGTGGATGGAAGTTGGGCAACCCAACAGCACTTACATTGATATTACTGAACATATCAGCGAACCTGTGACAACGAATGATGAGGGCTGGGCTGATTTTCGATGCGATGCTGGTTCTGTTTCTGTGTGGGTTCCACAGTCTTAG
- a CDS encoding 2Fe-2S iron-sulfur cluster-binding protein: MSRTYTIKVRDRATGKTHTLQVPEDRYILHTGEKQGVELPFSCRNGACTACAVRVLSGEIYQPEAIGLSPDLRRQGYALLCVSYPRSDLEMETQDEDEVYELQFGRYFARGRIKAGLPLDEE; the protein is encoded by the coding sequence ATGTCCCGTACATACACAATTAAAGTTCGCGATCGCGCCACTGGCAAAACACACACCCTACAAGTGCCAGAAGACCGCTACATCCTGCACACTGGCGAAAAACAAGGGGTGGAACTACCGTTTTCCTGTCGCAACGGGGCTTGCACTGCTTGTGCTGTGAGAGTGTTATCAGGAGAAATTTACCAACCAGAAGCGATCGGCTTGTCGCCAGATTTACGTCGCCAAGGTTATGCCTTGTTGTGTGTGAGTTACCCCCGTTCTGACTTAGAAATGGAGACACAAGACGAAGATGAAGTCTACGAACTCCAGTTTGGACGCTATTTTGCTAGGGGGAGAATTAAAGCGGGTTTACCCTTAGATGAGGAATGA